The Ptychodera flava strain L36383 chromosome 16, AS_Pfla_20210202, whole genome shotgun sequence region tgagttatagggtaggggcttatacacggatgtaatgcattttctaaaatcctctaaaatcagtaggggggcttatacatgagcaggggcttatactcggacgagtacggtacaCACAGTAATAACTATAAGGTCACCATGAATATAGCGAAATGAGTAGCAAAGTTACCAGACATTTAGTAAGAGTACCGTAAAAGTGATTTGGCTGTTTATTTGACTGCAGGTTCAAAGGCACTTTGAAAACACTTCTAAACATCAGGTGATCCTTTACATGAGCCTATTCTTGGCATTAACATTACCACCCTGTAATCAGATAGAGTGGTCATTAAATCAGTTGGCAGAAACCTAGTACTTAGCTTCACACTGTGTTTAAAACCAGTCAAGTACAGGTCAAATTACTTGCAATCTTGCTACATCAATGTTTGTTTTACTAGTTATTTCACCATATTGATGGCCTAACTTACAGACAGGGTGTAGGACTCTGTCTGTAACATATTTAAACAATTTGGGGACTGCAATTCAACCTTGTTTGTTTGAATACTACTGGTACTGGGAGTCACATTAATATCCTATTGTCCAGTTATATTTCTGGTCATACCTGCATGACTGTCCATGATATGAGAAGCAATACATTTTCGGTGCAAACTGATTTAGCAAACTGTGGAAAGCCTCTAGGGAAGATGTTTGCTCCTGTCCTGACATTTGTCTGATATCTCGCAACAGTGCAGTGGATGTAAGAAGGCGTTCCAGTTTAACCATTGTCACAGAACCTGCATTGTGGATAAATTTAATTAATAGGACAGTTAAATTGCTAACAGTTATTCTGTAATTAAATTTATACCTGCACATAGACATCATATTCATTGTTAATTTACAAACATGACTTGCAGCGCCATCACTTCTCATAATGCTCCTTaaagtttagttttgttttgaaattctgtAACTTGTTTGAAGTTGCAGATAAATTTGGTACTGTTATTCAAGATTTTATTAAACAAATTAAAGCATAATACtgaaggattcaaattgctacGTAGTGGTTGCCGTGGCAAATTTGTAAATAGCACAAAAACAAGTTTTTTTGGATGTGATTAAAAGTTAAAGTAAGATGATGTTGGGCGAAAAGAGAGCAACTTTTCCCTTTTAAACTATGGAATTTACATACCACATATCCCATACTTACATGGCTGCAGCCATTGTTTTCTAGCTTCTCAGCCTTGCAAGCATCCATGGAGACATGATGGAAAGAGTGCATCGTTGTGGGTATGAACATTAACCATGTGATTGAGAACAGAGACCCATTTCGCCACGACAGTTGCTGGTTCTCCTGGAGGGGTAGACACTGCACACCAATACAAATGATTTATGACACTAGGTATCCACGGGTGTAACTCTCGACATTCTCTCTCATTGGCAATTGCAAGCAATTTCTTCTTTAGTCCTTTAATAAAAAAACCCCATTTTATTCCATAAGTGGAGCAAGTGAAAGTACAGAGTGCAACACAAACACAAGTATACACATGTAAATACCAGGGTATGGTGAATGCTCACAATCTCATCAGGGGCTTTTGTTTTtcttattacatatgttctatcactcgttttgaaatgtaaatccaaataaacaaagaaacaacTTTTGCAGAGTGATAGAACTTGTTTTGATACTTGTGATGACGTTTAGAAATATCACAACGTCATTGAATTGTGATAGGCTACCGTTTGTAAGCCCAGTTTTTAATGTCTTTGATGTCATTACTGTTTTACACATGACAGATCAAAGGACACTTAGTTTGCGGACTGACCATGTCAGCTATCTAAACGTTATCTGCCACGGTCAATGTGCAAAACAAGTACTCGGCAGTACCATTACGGCAGCTCAGTACCTTAACTCATTAGCGGTGCAGCTGTAGCTGCAAGCAGAACTGCAATGGGACTTCAGACGCTTGTGGTGACAAGGTTATCACGGAAAAGTATGTATACAAAGTATTTCAAGTACCTTTAGCGATGTGCCAAACAGCAGAGAGGTGTTCGACATTGGGCATGTTCTCTCGCAGCCACTTTCGGATCTGGACATGCCTGTCTGTCACAATCGTGCCAATGGTGAAGCCTTCTCCCTCCAAATCTGCCAGAGATCTTATCAGCCCTTCCTTTTCCATTCTAACTGCTGCACCAACCTCATTGCTctgtttcaaataaaaattcacAATGTGTTTCTGAAGGTTGGtgacaaaatttacataaaGATGATTTAATGCATCAGATTAAGCAAGTTATTTGGGTCAGTGTATTTGTTATTCATTGGTTGGTTTACAGACTTTATACATGCAGAGAGTGATGCATGGGAAGATTAGGTAAATTGTTTGAGAACTACACCAACATGTCTGTTGTTTCACAGGATTACTGCATGTGTATACCCAAGAGGTAGCCCTGGGTTCCATATGCGGGGAGTTCTAAGCCGCATTTGTATATTGTGACGCTTCTATGGCCTCTCACACCGCTACCATGGTGCCACCCATAGAAAAAACAGCAAGCGCGCTGCAATATGCTGTGCTCACTTTCCATACACAGAAAACTACCTGAAATTATGTCGTTATAGTAATGTATACATTTTAGAGTAAAAGTAGGTAATtattatgtattttttattttcaagcaCTAGTACGTCATTTCAGGTGCTCTTCCGAATTCTGTACGTGAGCACAGCATAATACGGCGTGTTTGCCATTTTTTCTACAGGTGGCACCATGGCAGCAATGTGAGAGGCCATAGAAGTGTCACAGTATCCAAACATGGCCTtgaactcccccccccccccgcccatcTATGAAACCTAGGGCAACCAAAGAGGGCACATTGGTTGGTTCAATGAAATGGATTtaccggtacatgcaaatcccttttgcataatttacacagtGTACCATTTTTGAAGAAAACTCTGATATCAACCTGGCCTTTGAATAAATATCAAGTATACAGTTGCTTTATGAGGAGGGGCAAATCTTATAGGCGATTGAGACACACTCATGTGTATTTTAGATGGTGGATGCTTACAAAGAAATGCACTCAATATCTACCTCTGACTTTGTTGTCAACTGATATTGAGTCCAATGCCTTGATAGGCATTAAGTATCTCACACATTTGAAAACTTACCTGAACCAGTTGCATGTTGATGATTGCATTGACAGTGTACGAACCAAACTTTGCAGAATGACCTGGGCTCTCAGATCGGCCATCACCACCAAGCACCAGGTCTCGTTGATCGGCCTGAAGAGATGCCAGGAGCCATGTCCTTTGATCAGCCCATACATTCCTAATTGAAGGCAGCAACAACTGGGACTGGTGTATGAAGAATGTTCTGGTTGTTATAGCAGCAACCCTCATGTGAGAAAAAAACCGCAAAACTTTGCTGACCAGAGCACCAGAAGTCAATATAGCTGACGACAGCAAAATATTGCCAGCTGGTGTATTGCAGATATATGGCTGGCTGTTCCACCCTGTCTTGTGTTGGCAAGCTGTACACATCAACACCAGCAATAGCATTGTCCCCTTCAATGTCTGTGATTGTCTCATATGTTAGCCTCACCACACCTTGGACAGTGGATCAGCCTGATCAATGAAAGCAACACAACCAGAAAATGATATACTTCTGGTCACCATGTACAGACGGCGTACTGTCATCTGTTAACACACTGGAAACACTGGAAACAGTGCTGTTGGACTCACTGTCAGATGGGATGAAGTCATCATCATGACTTCGGTGATCAGCTGCATTTAATGGACTGGCAGGCTCATCACATCTGCACCATGACTGTTGTGCATCACAGGCTGTGTCAACAGATGAACCTACATGTACACTCTCTACAACGACTGGTACTGGCATTGCATCTGTCTGGACCCCAATTTCAGATGTTTTTACATTCTACGTAGTTTGAGTGCCTGTTGAacagaagtaaaaatgttaaaaccgagattaaaatcaatatttaccTGCACATTCAAATTTGTGACCCATGATCATACAAGCATGTCAGCGAGAAATGAGTGATGTGACAGCAGCTCTGGGAAAACTGCAGACATCTATTAATAATACCAACAAAGACGTCGCATTTGTTAAAAAGAACATTATGAAAATACAGGAGACCCAGAATACTATTCTTGACATCTTGAAGGCCACtgtcaatgaaaatatacaGAAGAAAAGAGACAATGTTGATGTCTCAACTCAAACAATAAAACTGAATTGTGGTGAAGAGAAAAGACACTTGCAAAATATGGAGCTTGAGATCCGAACTCCATCAGATGACACAGATGATAGAGTTACTGCTAATATTCCAGTCAGTAATTACTATGACATCTTAAATGATTCTGAGAACCCTTCTGGCTCCAGTGAACACTCAGATAGTTCATCATCATTGTCCACAGAGCAGAGTGTAATGAAAGACATATCCACACCATCCTCAGCTGTAAACAGAGGAAGTACAAACACAACACAGTACACATCAATTGGGCCAGCCCATTCAGACTCTTTGGCTTATTCCAGAAAAGGGAGCTTCAACACGGTAATTATAGGTGATTCGACCATTAAATACATTGACCcacagaaattttcaacaatcagaAAGACGTTTGTGAAAACACTTCATGGAAAAGGAATAGATGACGCCCATGCTTTCATCAAGGCTGCCAAACTAAAAGACCCACAAAACATTGTGCTGCACATTGGATCAAATAACATTGCAAACGGGACACCACATGACATGTGCCAAAAGAAGTATAAAGATCTAATCGACACAACTAGAGCAACCTATCCAAAAAGTAAAGTgtttatatcaagcattttaccGAGGTTAGGCAATGATACCTTCAATCACGCCAGCAGTGAATTTAATGACACTCTCCATTTCATGAGTGACAATTCACAAAACCTACACTTCATACAAAACAATTTCCTAGACAGAGTGAATAATATTAGATTGGAGTTGTTTGAAGATGAAGTACATCCAAATTACAAAGGCACTGCTTTCCTGGTGGCAAACATGAAGAGAAGCATCTACAAAGTTATTCTGACACAGATGGGTAACAATCAGCCAAATCCAAGGATTGGAGAAGAGCACATTCCAAAGAAATACACTAATCGAGGGAGAGAGTATAACACTAATGGCTCCTGGAATTACAAATACAATGCAAACAACAATCACAACAGCAACAGCAATAACGATAAAGGAAAGCACCTCGTGAGGGAGTTTTTGACGAACATATTGAATTTTATCAACAATTGAATACATCATTGACATCCGTCCTTTAGATATGTGAGGACCTTGAATCAGGTATCTTTATGTCACAATACTTAACTTCACTGTCACTACTTTTGAACTCTTGACATGGTGTGTTCCTCAATAGCGAGAAGTACACTGAAATTTACTACATggaatatttatggaaatttagAACAGAAAGTTAGAGATAGCAGTTTTTTAAGTAGTTTAGAAAGGTTTGATTTTTTAAGTCTAGTAGAGACAAAAACAAGAGTTGActcaaatattaatatttcaaaatatagttATTTTCACTCGGCTAGAACCAAACAACATAGAAAGGCACGCTCACCCTCTGGAggagttgcattttattttagagATATTTTTACTGCTGGTATTACGCAGATGGAAAGTAGTTCTGAAGATTTTATTTGGGTTCGTTTAGATAGTAAATTTTTTAACTTAGTTGATGATATCTTTATTTGTAT contains the following coding sequences:
- the LOC139114826 gene encoding uncharacterized protein, coding for MRQSQTLKGTMLLLVLMCTACQHKTGWNSQPYICNTPAGNILLSSAILTSGALVSKVLRFFSHMRVAAITTRTFFIHQSQLLLPSIRNVWADQRTWLLASLQADQRDLVLGGDGRSESPGHSAKFGSYTVNAIINMQLVQSNEVGAAVRMEKEGLIRSLADLEGEGFTIGTIVTDRHVQIRKWLRENMPNVEHLSAVWHIAKGLKKKLLAIANERECRELHPWIPSVINHLYWCAVSTPPGEPATVVAKWVSVLNHMVNVHTHNDALFPSCLHGCLQG